In a single window of the Lagenorhynchus albirostris chromosome 19, mLagAlb1.1, whole genome shotgun sequence genome:
- the LOC132509619 gene encoding carcinoembryonic antigen-related cell adhesion molecule 1-like isoform X3, whose translation MKPPLAHAHRGCSPWNGLLLAVALVTFWKLLSTVKPAIESVPVIAAEGTDVLLLVHSVTGDLLGYSWYRGERVENNQLIASHRIDVSTSTTGLAHSGRETIYPNGSLLFQNVTQHDTGYYTLFIIKNDLQTERLAAQLRVYPVLPTPVITSNNSNPMEQDTVVLTCGTETQNTSHTWWVNKQSLPNSTRLELSEDNRTLTLFHVTRNDTGPYMCEARNPVRATLTIHLTRLTKLHILP comes from the exons ATGAAGCCCCCCTTAGCCCATGCCCACAGAGGGTGCAGCCCCTGGAATGGGCTCCTGCTGGCAG TCGCACTCGTAACCTTCTGGAAGCTGCTCAGCACTGTGAAACCCGCTATTGAATCGGTGCCCGTCATTGCTGCAGAAGGCACGGATGTGCTTCTACTTGTCCACAGTGTGACAGGGGATCTTCTAGGCTACAGCTGGTACAGAGGAGAAAGGGTAGAGAACAACCAACTAATTGCATCACATAGAATAGACGTTAGTACAAGCACCACTGGGCTTGCACACAGCGGTCGAGAGACAATATACCCCAACGGATCCCTGCTGTTCCAGAATGTCACCCAGCACGACACAGGATACTACACCCTGTTCATCATAAAGAATGATTTACAGACGGAAAGACTAGCTGCACAACTCCGCGTATACC CGGTGTTGCCCACCCCAGTCATCACCAGCAACAACTCCAACCCCATGGAGCAGGACACTGTAGTGTTAACATGTGGGACGGAGACTCAGAACACCTCCCACACGTGGTGGGTCAACAAGCAGAGCCTCCCCAACAGCACCAGGCTGGAGCTGTCTGAGGACAACAGGACTCTCACTTTATTCCATGTCACGAGGAATGACACAGGACCCTATATGTGTGAAGCTCGGAACCCA GTCAGGGCCACTCTGACAATTCACCTAACAAG
- the LOC132509619 gene encoding carcinoembryonic antigen-related cell adhesion molecule 7-like isoform X2: protein MKPPLAHAHRGCSPWNGLLLAVALVTFWKLLSTVKPAIESVPVIAAEGTDVLLLVHSVTGDLLGYSWYRGERVENNQLIASHRIDVSTSTTGLAHSGRETIYPNGSLLFQNVTQHDTGYYTLFIIKNDLQTERLAAQLRVYPVLPTPVITSNNSNPMEQDTVVLTCGTETQNTSHTWWVNKQSLPNSTRLELSEDNRTLTLFHVTRNDTGPYMCEARNPVSVSRSDPFTLNVIFDSTGLSGGAIACIVIGVLAGIALIEPLVYFPYMR, encoded by the exons ATGAAGCCCCCCTTAGCCCATGCCCACAGAGGGTGCAGCCCCTGGAATGGGCTCCTGCTGGCAG TCGCACTCGTAACCTTCTGGAAGCTGCTCAGCACTGTGAAACCCGCTATTGAATCGGTGCCCGTCATTGCTGCAGAAGGCACGGATGTGCTTCTACTTGTCCACAGTGTGACAGGGGATCTTCTAGGCTACAGCTGGTACAGAGGAGAAAGGGTAGAGAACAACCAACTAATTGCATCACATAGAATAGACGTTAGTACAAGCACCACTGGGCTTGCACACAGCGGTCGAGAGACAATATACCCCAACGGATCCCTGCTGTTCCAGAATGTCACCCAGCACGACACAGGATACTACACCCTGTTCATCATAAAGAATGATTTACAGACGGAAAGACTAGCTGCACAACTCCGCGTATACC CGGTGTTGCCCACCCCAGTCATCACCAGCAACAACTCCAACCCCATGGAGCAGGACACTGTAGTGTTAACATGTGGGACGGAGACTCAGAACACCTCCCACACGTGGTGGGTCAACAAGCAGAGCCTCCCCAACAGCACCAGGCTGGAGCTGTCTGAGGACAACAGGACTCTCACTTTATTCCATGTCACGAGGAATGACACAGGACCCTATATGTGTGAAGCTCGGAACCCAGTGAGTGTCAGCCGCAGTGACCCATTCACCCTGAACGTCATCT TTGATTCAACTGGCCTTTCAGGTGGTGCTATTGCCTGCATCGTGATTGGAGTCCTGGCTGGCATAGCTCTGATTGAACCTCTGGTGTATTTCCCGTATATGAGATAG
- the LOC132509619 gene encoding carcinoembryonic antigen-related cell adhesion molecule 1-like isoform X4, whose amino-acid sequence MKPPLAHAHRGCSPWNGLLLAVALVTFWKLLSTVKPAIESVPVIAAEGTDVLLLVHSVTGDLLGYSWYRGERVENNQLIASHRIDVSTSTTGLAHSGRETIYPNGSLLFQNVTQHDTGYYTLFIIKNDLQTERLAAQLRVYPVLPTPVITSNNSNPMEQDTVVLTCGTETQNTSHTWWVNKQSLPNSTRLELSEDNRTLTLFHVTRNDTGPYMCEARNPLIQLAFQVVLLPAS is encoded by the exons ATGAAGCCCCCCTTAGCCCATGCCCACAGAGGGTGCAGCCCCTGGAATGGGCTCCTGCTGGCAG TCGCACTCGTAACCTTCTGGAAGCTGCTCAGCACTGTGAAACCCGCTATTGAATCGGTGCCCGTCATTGCTGCAGAAGGCACGGATGTGCTTCTACTTGTCCACAGTGTGACAGGGGATCTTCTAGGCTACAGCTGGTACAGAGGAGAAAGGGTAGAGAACAACCAACTAATTGCATCACATAGAATAGACGTTAGTACAAGCACCACTGGGCTTGCACACAGCGGTCGAGAGACAATATACCCCAACGGATCCCTGCTGTTCCAGAATGTCACCCAGCACGACACAGGATACTACACCCTGTTCATCATAAAGAATGATTTACAGACGGAAAGACTAGCTGCACAACTCCGCGTATACC CGGTGTTGCCCACCCCAGTCATCACCAGCAACAACTCCAACCCCATGGAGCAGGACACTGTAGTGTTAACATGTGGGACGGAGACTCAGAACACCTCCCACACGTGGTGGGTCAACAAGCAGAGCCTCCCCAACAGCACCAGGCTGGAGCTGTCTGAGGACAACAGGACTCTCACTTTATTCCATGTCACGAGGAATGACACAGGACCCTATATGTGTGAAGCTCGGAACCCA TTGATTCAACTGGCCTTTCAGGTGGTGCTATTGCCTGCATCGTGA